A single region of the Streptomyces sp. AM 4-1-1 genome encodes:
- the cas5e gene encoding type I-E CRISPR-associated protein Cas5/CasD — translation MSVLLLRLAGPLQAWGSAARFTRRTTENAPTKSGVLGLLAAAQGRTRSADLSDLAALEFGVRVDQPGARLRDFQTAHHADTQKAMPLSERFYLTDAVFVAGVRGEGRLIDALYEALLEPVFLPYLGRRSCPPSLPVTMGEPRDIGLEEALREAPWQASAWYRRELAHFQGSSAASSDVDPVPAPEDLDLLLDCPAGELPDVTLRDLPLSFDPSHRRYGLRGIRTGRTGPADGSTPAGRTTGGPSPVGPSPARTPAVSAPVPSHDPVAGLPISVPPRNT, via the coding sequence ATGAGCGTGCTGCTGCTGCGGCTCGCGGGACCTCTCCAGGCGTGGGGGTCGGCGGCCCGCTTCACGCGCCGCACCACGGAGAACGCGCCGACGAAGAGCGGCGTCCTGGGGCTCCTCGCCGCCGCGCAGGGGCGCACCCGGAGTGCGGACCTCTCGGACCTCGCGGCACTGGAGTTCGGGGTGCGCGTCGATCAACCGGGCGCGCGGCTGCGGGACTTCCAGACCGCGCACCACGCGGACACGCAGAAGGCCATGCCGCTGTCGGAGCGCTTCTACCTCACGGACGCGGTGTTCGTGGCGGGCGTGCGGGGCGAGGGCCGGCTGATCGACGCGCTGTACGAGGCACTGCTGGAACCGGTGTTCCTGCCGTACCTCGGCCGGCGCTCCTGCCCGCCCTCCCTGCCCGTCACGATGGGCGAACCCCGGGACATCGGCCTTGAAGAGGCGCTGCGGGAGGCACCGTGGCAGGCGTCCGCGTGGTACCGGCGCGAACTGGCTCACTTCCAGGGGTCGTCGGCGGCGTCCTCCGACGTCGACCCGGTACCCGCCCCGGAAGATCTGGATCTGCTGCTCGACTGCCCGGCCGGTGAGCTGCCGGACGTGACCCTGCGCGATCTGCCGTTGAGCTTCGACCCGAGCCACCGACGGTACGGACTCCGTGGCATCCGCACCGGGCGGACGGGACCGGCCGACGGCTCGACGCCCGCCGGACGGACGACCGGGGGTCCGTCACCCGTCGGTCCGTCGCCCGCCCGCACGCCTGCCGTCTCCGCACCCGTCCCGTCCCACGATCCGGTCGCCGGGCTCCCGATCTCCGTACCACCGAGGAACACCTGA
- the cas7e gene encoding type I-E CRISPR-associated protein Cas7/Cse4/CasC, producing the protein MTRTIVDIHILQTVPPSNLNRDDTGAPKSAVYGGVRRARVSSQAWKRATRKAFRELLDESELGVRTKKVAVLLAERIAVLSPSMDEGVALELAAETVGTATGSKIEAPKRKSKDGDEGARAPESSYLMFLSSRQLDALAALAVEGGQDGGLKALKDFLKVKENKARAKQLVSTEHSVDIALFGRMVADSTDLNVDAATQVAHALSVHPVDVESDYFTAVDDRNTDAEAGAGMIGTVDFNSATLYRYAAVDIDRLYENLGPGTSASPAEPTRRAVAAFLEGFISSLPTGKINTFGNHTLPAAVIVKIRSRRPISFVGAFEKPVEQGPGGGYLRQSCEQLAAHIAGLEKAYGVPADEPSWVLRVGHDTAALAGLGTEVALSELVTAVGDAVADRLPTAKTAATAKASEPQA; encoded by the coding sequence GTGACCCGCACCATCGTCGACATCCACATCCTCCAGACCGTGCCGCCGAGCAACCTCAACAGGGACGACACCGGGGCCCCGAAGTCCGCCGTCTACGGCGGCGTGCGCAGGGCGCGCGTGTCCAGCCAGGCGTGGAAGCGGGCCACCCGGAAGGCGTTCCGCGAACTGCTGGACGAGTCCGAGCTGGGGGTGCGGACGAAGAAGGTGGCAGTGCTGCTGGCCGAGCGGATCGCCGTACTGTCCCCCTCCATGGACGAGGGTGTGGCCCTGGAACTGGCCGCCGAGACGGTAGGGACTGCCACCGGCTCCAAGATCGAGGCACCCAAGCGCAAGAGCAAGGACGGTGACGAGGGCGCACGGGCGCCGGAGTCCTCGTACCTGATGTTCCTCAGCAGCCGCCAGTTGGACGCGCTGGCCGCACTCGCCGTCGAGGGCGGCCAGGACGGCGGGCTCAAGGCACTGAAGGACTTCCTGAAGGTCAAGGAGAACAAGGCGCGCGCCAAGCAGCTGGTGAGTACCGAACACTCGGTGGACATCGCGCTGTTCGGGCGTATGGTCGCGGACTCGACCGACCTCAACGTCGACGCGGCGACGCAGGTGGCGCACGCCCTGAGCGTGCACCCCGTCGATGTCGAGTCGGACTACTTCACCGCCGTCGACGACCGGAACACGGACGCCGAGGCGGGTGCCGGAATGATCGGCACGGTCGACTTCAACTCGGCGACGCTGTACCGCTACGCCGCCGTGGACATCGACCGGCTGTACGAGAACCTGGGCCCCGGTACGTCCGCGTCCCCCGCCGAGCCCACCCGTCGTGCCGTGGCCGCCTTCCTGGAGGGATTCATCTCCTCCCTGCCCACCGGGAAGATCAACACCTTCGGCAACCACACCCTGCCCGCCGCGGTGATCGTGAAGATCCGCTCCCGGCGCCCGATCAGCTTCGTCGGGGCGTTCGAGAAGCCGGTGGAGCAGGGTCCAGGCGGCGGCTACCTGCGACAGAGTTGCGAACAACTGGCCGCCCACATCGCCGGCTTGGAAAAGGCGTACGGTGTGCCCGCCGACGAACCGAGCTGGGTCCTGCGGGTGGGCCACGACACCGCCGCCCTTGCCGGTCTCGGCACCGAGGTGGCGCTCTCCGAGCTGGTGACGGCCGTCGGGGACGCGGTCGCCGACCGGCTGCCGACGGCCAAGACGGCGGCGACGGCCAAGGCGTCGGAGCCGCAGGCATGA
- the casB gene encoding type I-E CRISPR-associated protein Cse2/CasB produces the protein MTTPPTPTTGATGRPAHGVSDASETTGTGFQEGRPQESADRGPSLRHQQGPAGQAASRYISQLQGSYLRDESAAVATLARLRRGAGHTVHTLVDHWGIGGLDELAEALEERADDQPFVHRERAEEAVYLAVTLWSLHQQSGRDEKMHIPGATLGRAVRVLMQLKSGDSPPAQGAEGGTRPWFADPTRPFKVDDEVNEPLRKRFVRVGAANSIESVAVRLREIVTLLRTARVPLDYGRLADQLYRWQFPDRRASVRREWGREFHLAAWVVKKGDERNDGGSERGGDGSGE, from the coding sequence ATGACCACACCCCCGACCCCCACGACCGGAGCCACCGGTCGCCCGGCCCACGGCGTGTCGGACGCGTCGGAGACGACCGGGACGGGCTTCCAGGAGGGCAGGCCGCAGGAGTCCGCAGACAGGGGCCCATCCCTCCGCCACCAGCAGGGCCCGGCCGGACAGGCCGCCTCCCGGTACATCTCCCAGCTCCAGGGCAGTTACCTCCGGGACGAGTCCGCCGCCGTGGCGACGCTCGCCAGGCTCCGGCGTGGCGCCGGACACACCGTGCACACGCTGGTGGACCACTGGGGCATCGGCGGCCTCGACGAACTGGCCGAGGCGCTGGAAGAGCGGGCGGACGACCAGCCGTTCGTACACCGTGAACGGGCGGAGGAGGCGGTGTACCTCGCGGTGACGCTCTGGTCACTCCACCAGCAGTCGGGGCGCGACGAGAAGATGCACATCCCCGGCGCGACCCTGGGCCGGGCCGTCCGCGTACTGATGCAGCTGAAGTCGGGGGACTCGCCCCCCGCACAGGGCGCCGAAGGCGGGACACGGCCGTGGTTCGCGGACCCCACACGCCCCTTCAAGGTCGACGACGAAGTGAACGAACCGCTCCGCAAACGGTTCGTACGGGTGGGGGCGGCGAACTCGATCGAGTCGGTGGCCGTACGGCTCCGGGAGATCGTCACGCTGCTGCGCACCGCGCGGGTGCCGCTCGACTACGGACGGCTCGCCGACCAGCTCTACCGCTGGCAGTTCCCGGACCGGCGCGCCTCCGTGCGGCGCGAATGGGGCCGCGAATTCCATCTGGCCGCGTGGGTCGTGAAGAAGGGGGACGAGCGGAACGACGGCGGCAGCGAGCGCGGCGGTGACGGTTCCGGTGAATGA
- the casA gene encoding type I-E CRISPR-associated protein Cse1/CasA yields the protein MSSARHSSVTATPFDRLSDRARRAWGKHDRKTEDWLPLWRHMADSAAVAGRLWDEWVPQNVKALVAEPLPEGAADARRLAVFLAAVHDIGKATPAFSCQVDGLAQRMRDAGLDMPYQKQFGTDRRMAPHGLAGQLLLQEWLSERFGWTERASGQFAVVAGGHHGTPPEHQQIHDLRLNPRLLRTSGASESNWRGVQRELMDACASVAGVEGRLADWASVRLPQTVQVVLTAVVILSDWIASSSELFPYDPVSWAPSEGSAGVGGSGEARRLEAAWRGLDLPGPWSAAEPQGTAAELFAERFELPEGAEIRPVQEAAVRLARQMPAAGLLIIEAPMGEGKTEAAFAAVEILAARSGAGGCLVALPTRATGDAMFPRLLDWLDRLPSDGPRSVVLAHAKAALNDRWSGLLETGNRTIAAVETDGSERVAGAADERRTSPAGLHAHQWLRGRKKALLASFAVGTIDQVLFAGLKSRHLALRHLAVAGKVVVIDEVHAYDAYMNAYLERVLEWLAAYRVPVVLLSATLPAGRRRALAAAYAGWSIEDAYGEFEKAVEVGAPAVDDSGGGGAPAADDGSRGGGARAASAPTGDAYPLLTAVAPDAPVRYSRPAAASGRRTEIALEALDDDLTELVHRLDAELADGGCALVVRNTVDRVLDAAEALRAHFGADAVTVAHSRFLAADRARKDTELRTRFGRDGDRPAGPHIVVASQVVEQSLDIDFDLLVTDLAPVDLMLQRMGRLHRHPRTRPARLTRARCLVTGADWRSDPPEPVRGTISVYQGPHTLLRTLAVLRPHLDGEPLVLPDHISPLVQTAYGNAAIGPAHWADAMDESRRAYEKKLTDKQQRAEYFRLGPVRRAGRAVVGWLEANAGDVDDSRAGRAQVRDSEESLEVLVVQRQPDGRLTTVEWLDGGRGGLYLPEHCPPTRRAAEAVAASALTLPWQFSRTRATRRTIAELERFLVPGWQVKECPWLAGELLLVLDGDCQTRLAGFELRYSYADGLRVTAVDAPGTTSTTSTSNTTHTTHTTDTTDTTQGHRPTDARDTSDAREAAGAAGTNGTADMTAAASTHSTEAALPKGPVAPARATFDLVARPWLPVQRDDGTTVELSLREVFAQAHGLRRLVGDLPTQEFALLRLLLAILYDALEGPAEREDWEELWEDPESFAAVADYLDRHRDRFDLLHPEHPFFQVAGLHTAKEEVASLNRIVADVPNGEPFFAMRRPGVERLSLAEAARWLVHAHAFDPSGIKSGMVGDDRVKGGKVYPQGTGWAGNLGGIHAEGHNLRETLLLNLIPTDEGILTTDGKRDLPVWRRPPTGPGVVEESESGRRPSGPRDLYTWQSRRVLLHSEGDTATGVVLGYGDPLTPYDRWKSEPMTAWRRSPAQEKKQGRGLVYLPRQHDASRAAWRGMASLLPARRAAGEDSGRGEAPSLLPSGVVRWLTMLPWEGPLQDRKLIRTRLVGAVYGTQQSVVDEVVEDSVTLPVVLLDEERPLYAAAAVNAVADAEAAVTALGQLAGNLARAAGSDPASGTSAARDLGFGALDGPYRQWLVGLGEYDDPEAARAEWQTTVSRIVRRLGERLLDTAGPSAWEGRITEIPGVGTRWIDDSRADLWFRTRLNKILPGADRRNGRGDEAEGADASEGADASDGDDGGDGDRNGDGNRDVSGDSSGTSPGFSPARPGEPTDRADFPGPTDPTDIHGSPHSPDSPDSPGSPHSPDSPDDDTTEPSA from the coding sequence ATGAGTTCAGCACGACACTCGTCCGTCACCGCGACACCCTTCGATCGGCTGTCCGATCGGGCGCGGCGGGCCTGGGGCAAGCACGACCGTAAGACCGAGGACTGGCTTCCCCTGTGGCGTCACATGGCCGACAGCGCGGCCGTAGCGGGTCGGTTGTGGGACGAGTGGGTGCCGCAGAACGTCAAGGCCCTCGTCGCCGAACCCCTTCCGGAAGGGGCGGCCGACGCCCGGCGGCTGGCGGTGTTCCTCGCGGCCGTTCATGACATCGGGAAGGCCACGCCCGCCTTCTCCTGCCAGGTCGACGGGCTCGCCCAGCGGATGCGTGACGCCGGGCTCGACATGCCGTACCAGAAGCAGTTCGGCACCGATCGGCGCATGGCACCGCACGGGCTGGCCGGGCAACTGCTGCTCCAGGAGTGGCTTTCCGAGCGGTTCGGCTGGACCGAACGTGCCTCCGGGCAGTTCGCCGTGGTCGCCGGTGGGCATCACGGGACGCCTCCTGAGCACCAGCAGATCCATGATCTCCGGCTCAATCCCCGGTTGTTGCGCACGTCGGGGGCGTCGGAGAGCAACTGGCGTGGTGTGCAACGGGAGTTGATGGACGCCTGCGCGTCCGTCGCCGGGGTCGAGGGGCGGTTGGCGGACTGGGCGTCCGTACGCCTGCCGCAGACCGTGCAGGTCGTCCTCACAGCCGTGGTCATCCTCTCCGACTGGATCGCCAGCTCGTCCGAGCTGTTCCCCTACGACCCGGTTTCGTGGGCGCCTTCAGAAGGGTCTGCCGGAGTGGGCGGCTCCGGTGAGGCGCGTCGGTTGGAGGCCGCCTGGCGGGGACTGGATCTTCCGGGCCCGTGGTCCGCCGCAGAACCGCAGGGCACGGCCGCCGAGTTGTTCGCCGAGCGGTTCGAGCTGCCGGAGGGCGCGGAGATCAGGCCCGTACAGGAGGCGGCCGTACGGCTGGCGCGGCAGATGCCCGCCGCCGGGCTGCTGATCATCGAGGCGCCGATGGGGGAGGGAAAGACGGAGGCGGCCTTCGCGGCGGTCGAGATCCTGGCCGCGCGGTCCGGGGCCGGGGGCTGCCTCGTGGCGCTGCCGACCCGGGCGACCGGGGACGCCATGTTCCCCCGACTGCTCGACTGGCTGGACCGGCTGCCCTCCGACGGGCCCCGGTCCGTCGTCCTCGCCCATGCCAAGGCCGCGCTCAACGACCGATGGTCGGGGCTCCTGGAGACCGGCAACCGCACGATCGCCGCCGTGGAGACGGACGGTTCGGAGCGGGTGGCGGGGGCGGCCGACGAGCGGCGCACCAGTCCGGCCGGGCTCCATGCCCACCAGTGGCTGCGGGGGCGGAAGAAGGCGTTGCTCGCCTCCTTCGCGGTCGGCACCATCGACCAGGTGCTGTTCGCCGGGCTCAAGAGCAGGCACCTGGCGCTGCGGCACCTCGCCGTCGCGGGCAAGGTCGTCGTCATCGACGAAGTCCACGCGTACGACGCCTACATGAACGCGTACCTCGAACGCGTACTGGAGTGGCTGGCCGCCTACCGCGTGCCCGTGGTGCTGCTGTCCGCGACGCTTCCCGCCGGCCGGCGGCGGGCGCTCGCCGCCGCGTACGCCGGGTGGAGCATCGAGGACGCGTACGGGGAGTTCGAGAAGGCCGTGGAGGTCGGCGCCCCGGCGGTCGACGACAGTGGCGGTGGCGGTGCTCCGGCGGCCGACGACGGCAGCCGCGGCGGTGGAGCGCGCGCCGCATCCGCCCCGACCGGCGACGCCTATCCGCTGCTCACCGCCGTGGCGCCGGACGCGCCCGTACGGTATTCCCGTCCCGCCGCCGCTTCCGGACGTCGTACGGAGATCGCGCTCGAAGCGCTCGACGACGACCTCACCGAACTGGTACATCGGCTGGATGCCGAACTGGCCGACGGCGGCTGCGCGTTGGTCGTGCGCAACACGGTCGACCGGGTGCTCGACGCCGCCGAGGCGCTGCGCGCGCACTTCGGGGCGGACGCGGTGACCGTGGCGCACTCCCGGTTCCTGGCCGCCGACCGCGCCCGTAAGGACACCGAGCTGCGGACCCGGTTCGGCCGCGACGGCGACCGTCCCGCGGGGCCGCACATCGTCGTCGCCAGCCAGGTCGTGGAACAGTCGCTCGACATCGATTTCGATCTGCTCGTCACGGACCTCGCGCCGGTCGACCTCATGCTCCAGCGCATGGGGCGGCTGCACCGCCATCCCCGTACCCGTCCCGCGCGCCTGACGCGCGCCCGCTGCCTGGTGACCGGTGCCGACTGGCGGTCCGATCCGCCCGAGCCGGTACGGGGGACGATCAGCGTCTATCAGGGGCCACACACCCTGTTGCGCACGCTGGCCGTCCTGCGCCCCCATCTGGACGGCGAGCCGCTGGTCCTGCCCGACCACATCAGCCCGCTGGTGCAGACGGCGTACGGGAACGCGGCGATCGGGCCCGCGCACTGGGCCGACGCCATGGACGAGAGCCGCCGGGCGTACGAGAAGAAGCTCACGGACAAGCAGCAACGCGCCGAATACTTCCGGCTCGGGCCGGTGCGCCGGGCCGGGCGCGCGGTGGTCGGCTGGCTGGAGGCGAACGCCGGGGACGTCGACGACAGCCGCGCGGGCCGCGCCCAGGTGCGGGACAGCGAGGAGAGCCTGGAGGTGCTGGTCGTCCAGCGGCAGCCGGACGGCCGGCTGACCACCGTCGAATGGCTGGACGGCGGGCGGGGCGGTCTGTATCTGCCCGAGCACTGCCCGCCGACCAGGCGGGCCGCCGAGGCCGTCGCGGCGAGCGCGCTCACGCTGCCCTGGCAGTTCTCCAGGACGCGGGCGACCCGGAGGACCATCGCCGAGCTGGAACGTTTTCTCGTACCCGGCTGGCAGGTGAAGGAATGCCCGTGGCTGGCAGGGGAGTTGCTGCTCGTCCTCGACGGGGATTGTCAGACCCGGCTGGCAGGATTCGAGCTGCGCTACAGCTACGCCGACGGCCTGCGGGTCACCGCCGTGGACGCGCCTGGCACGACCAGCACCACCAGTACGTCCAACACGACTCACACGACTCACACGACCGACACGACCGACACGACTCAGGGGCACCGCCCGACCGATGCGCGCGACACGTCCGACGCGCGGGAGGCGGCCGGGGCCGCCGGTACGAACGGAACGGCCGACATGACCGCAGCAGCGAGCACACACAGCACGGAGGCGGCGCTGCCGAAGGGCCCGGTGGCACCCGCGCGGGCCACCTTCGACCTGGTCGCGCGGCCGTGGCTGCCCGTCCAGCGAGACGACGGCACGACCGTCGAGCTGTCGCTCCGCGAGGTCTTCGCCCAGGCGCACGGACTGCGGCGGCTGGTGGGTGATCTCCCCACCCAGGAGTTCGCGCTGCTGCGGCTGCTGCTGGCGATCCTCTACGACGCGCTGGAGGGGCCGGCGGAGCGGGAGGACTGGGAGGAGCTGTGGGAGGACCCCGAGTCGTTCGCGGCCGTCGCGGACTACCTCGACCGGCACCGTGACCGCTTCGACCTGCTCCACCCCGAGCACCCGTTCTTCCAGGTCGCGGGCCTCCACACCGCGAAGGAGGAAGTGGCCTCGCTGAACCGCATCGTCGCGGACGTGCCGAACGGCGAGCCGTTCTTCGCGATGCGCCGCCCCGGCGTCGAGCGGCTGAGTCTCGCCGAGGCCGCCCGTTGGCTGGTGCACGCACACGCCTTCGACCCGTCCGGGATCAAGTCCGGCATGGTGGGCGACGACCGGGTCAAGGGCGGCAAGGTCTACCCCCAGGGCACGGGCTGGGCGGGCAACCTCGGCGGAATCCATGCGGAGGGGCACAACCTGCGCGAGACGCTGCTGCTGAACCTGATCCCGACGGACGAGGGCATCCTCACCACGGACGGGAAGCGGGACCTGCCGGTATGGCGCCGCCCGCCGACCGGCCCCGGCGTGGTCGAGGAGAGCGAGTCGGGCCGGCGGCCTTCCGGCCCCCGCGACCTCTACACCTGGCAGTCCCGCCGGGTGCTGCTGCACTCGGAGGGGGACACCGCCACGGGGGTCGTCCTCGGGTACGGGGACCCGCTCACCCCGTACGACCGCTGGAAGTCCGAACCCATGACGGCCTGGCGGCGCAGTCCGGCACAGGAGAAGAAGCAGGGCCGGGGGCTCGTCTATCTGCCCCGGCAGCACGACGCGAGCCGGGCCGCGTGGCGCGGTATGGCGAGTCTGCTGCCCGCGCGGCGTGCGGCGGGGGAGGACTCCGGGCGCGGTGAGGCGCCGAGCCTGCTGCCGTCCGGGGTGGTGCGGTGGCTCACCATGCTGCCCTGGGAAGGGCCACTCCAGGACCGGAAGCTGATCCGTACCCGGCTGGTCGGGGCGGTGTACGGGACCCAGCAGTCGGTGGTGGACGAGGTGGTCGAGGACTCGGTCACGCTGCCCGTCGTACTGCTCGACGAGGAACGGCCGTTGTACGCGGCGGCAGCGGTCAACGCGGTAGCGGACGCCGAGGCGGCGGTCACCGCGCTGGGGCAGCTCGCCGGGAACCTCGCACGCGCGGCCGGTTCGGACCCGGCGTCGGGCACGAGTGCCGCGCGTGACCTGGGGTTCGGAGCGCTGGACGGCCCGTACCGGCAGTGGCTGGTGGGACTGGGCGAGTACGACGACCCCGAGGCGGCCCGCGCCGAGTGGCAGACCACGGTGAGCCGGATCGTGCGTCGGCTCGGTGAGCGGCTTCTCGACACGGCGGGGCCGTCGGCGTGGGAGGGGCGGATCACCGAGATCCCCGGCGTGGGCACGCGCTGGATCGACGACTCCCGGGCGGACCTGTGGTTCCGGACCCGGCTCAACAAGATCCTGCCGGGTGCGGACCGGAGGAACGGCCGGGGCGACGAGGCGGAGGGGGCCGACGCCTCGGAGGGGGCCGACGCCTCGGACGGGGACGACGGCGGGGACGGGGACCGGAACGGGGACGGGAACCGCGACGTGTCCGGTGACTCGTCGGGCACGTCCCCCGGCTTCTCCCCGGCCCGCCCCGGTGAGCCCACCGACCGCGCCGACTTCCCCGGCCCGACCGATCCCACCGACATTCACGGCTCTCCCCACTCACCCGACTCTCCCGACTCACCCGGCTCTCCCCACTCACCCGACTCTCCCGATGACGACACGACGGAGCCCAGCGCATGA
- a CDS encoding DUF397 domain-containing protein, whose translation MQHKSVEPGWRASSYSSGNGQCLEVRDGVTGAMPVRDSKDAQGPVLTFNSSAWLSFLGTVKGDAFPLAG comes from the coding sequence ATGCAGCACAAATCCGTCGAGCCTGGATGGCGCGCAAGCAGCTACAGCAGCGGGAACGGACAGTGCCTCGAAGTGAGGGACGGTGTAACCGGCGCCATGCCCGTGCGGGACAGCAAGGACGCCCAAGGTCCTGTCCTCACCTTCAACTCAAGCGCATGGCTCAGCTTCCTGGGGACAGTCAAGGGAGACGCCTTTCCCCTCGCCGGCTGA
- a CDS encoding helix-turn-helix transcriptional regulator — translation MSDRRQNPPTVRLRRLAAELRRLRSAAALTREEVSEATGINGVTLYRIEKARARPQKRTLVTLLQLYGVSETQRLDLLAVQSGSNDQGWLRPYHSELPEEYTAYIGFETEARTVRNYESLFVPGLIQTEGYARAVIKGVLPTASHKEIEQRVQARMERQGLLVKEPPLQLWAIIDEAAIRRLVGGPTLMREQARHMLQVTEAPNVTLQVIPFEKGAHAGMTGSFVHMDFPDPADPELVYVDTPAGDLFLEADAEIRRYKSMFERLQAVALGPDDSADLLAVATEARD, via the coding sequence GTGTCGGACAGGCGTCAGAACCCACCGACCGTCAGGCTCAGACGTCTGGCGGCTGAGTTGCGGCGACTCCGGTCTGCAGCGGCTCTCACCCGTGAAGAGGTCTCAGAGGCAACCGGCATCAACGGGGTGACCCTTTACCGCATCGAAAAGGCAAGGGCCCGGCCGCAGAAGCGCACGCTGGTGACGCTCCTGCAGCTCTACGGGGTGAGTGAAACGCAGCGGCTCGATCTCCTGGCCGTCCAGAGTGGGTCCAACGACCAAGGCTGGCTGCGCCCCTACCACTCGGAACTCCCTGAGGAGTACACGGCGTACATCGGCTTCGAGACAGAGGCCCGCACAGTTCGCAACTACGAATCACTCTTCGTGCCCGGGTTGATCCAGACAGAGGGCTACGCCAGGGCAGTCATCAAGGGGGTTCTGCCTACCGCCAGTCACAAGGAGATAGAGCAGCGTGTGCAGGCTCGTATGGAACGTCAGGGTTTGCTCGTCAAGGAACCACCTTTGCAGCTCTGGGCCATCATCGATGAGGCAGCGATTCGACGACTGGTCGGTGGACCTACGTTGATGCGTGAGCAAGCCCGCCATATGCTCCAAGTGACCGAAGCACCCAACGTCACGCTCCAAGTGATCCCCTTCGAGAAGGGGGCCCACGCAGGCATGACAGGCAGCTTCGTCCACATGGACTTCCCGGACCCTGCAGATCCCGAGCTCGTCTATGTGGACACCCCAGCGGGTGACCTCTTCCTGGAAGCCGATGCGGAGATCCGACGGTACAAGTCGATGTTCGAGCGTCTCCAAGCCGTCGCGCTGGGGCCGGATGACAGTGCGGACCTACTGGCCGTGGCCACAGAAGCAAGAGACTGA
- a CDS encoding ATP-binding protein produces MGRETCGAVVLRWSRHARCVGLARKELRDALGCWDLSALEDAALLVLSELLTNAGRHARVSPGRQIETRFIPVGCGVRIEVHDASPVLPEEREAGPEACDGRGLALVEALADKWGYGDRSGPGKVVWAELATDGRDDPAATAVPVGGCGR; encoded by the coding sequence ATGGGGCGGGAGACGTGTGGTGCGGTAGTGCTGCGGTGGAGCCGTCATGCGCGTTGCGTCGGGCTCGCGCGTAAGGAGTTGCGGGACGCGCTGGGGTGTTGGGACCTGTCCGCGTTGGAGGACGCGGCGCTGCTCGTACTGTCCGAGCTGCTGACCAACGCGGGGCGGCATGCGCGTGTGTCGCCGGGGAGGCAGATCGAGACCCGGTTCATTCCCGTGGGCTGTGGGGTGCGGATCGAGGTGCACGACGCGTCGCCCGTACTTCCGGAGGAACGCGAGGCAGGTCCGGAGGCGTGCGACGGGCGAGGTCTCGCTCTGGTGGAGGCGCTGGCGGACAAGTGGGGTTACGGCGATCGGTCGGGGCCGGGCAAGGTTGTCTGGGCGGAGCTGGCAACGGACGGGCGCGACGACCCGGCCGCCACGGCTGTTCCGGTCGGCGGTTGTGGCCGGTGA
- a CDS encoding DUF397 domain-containing protein, with protein MQHTSIDLGWRASSYSSGNGQCLEVQNGTPDIVPVRDSKDIHGPVLALHAYAWSAFLDGVKGDAFSAAG; from the coding sequence ATGCAGCACACATCCATCGATCTCGGATGGCGGGCAAGCAGCTACAGCAGTGGGAACGGGCAGTGCCTTGAGGTGCAGAACGGCACCCCGGACATCGTTCCCGTACGGGACAGCAAGGACATCCACGGCCCCGTACTCGCCTTGCACGCCTATGCCTGGTCAGCCTTCCTGGACGGAGTCAAGGGAGACGCCTTTTCCGCCGCCGGCTGA
- a CDS encoding DUF397 domain-containing protein — protein MTPEIITDFRKSSYSDQQGDCLEVAETIGAGRIVCDSKRPGGSTLPFSADAWTIFIGDVCGGSPTGAPRPVTRR, from the coding sequence GTGACCCCCGAGATCATTACCGACTTTCGTAAGTCCTCCTACTCCGACCAGCAAGGTGACTGCCTGGAAGTGGCGGAAACCATCGGTGCCGGACGCATCGTGTGCGACAGCAAGCGGCCGGGAGGCTCCACCCTCCCATTCTCTGCTGACGCTTGGACGATCTTCATCGGCGATGTATGCGGTGGGTCACCCACAGGCGCCCCGAGGCCCGTCACACGTCGTTGA
- a CDS encoding VOC family protein translates to MSTIQPVILTADQSVLLSFYTQLFGAEEIFRIPEEGPAFYLGLRIGDTDLGLVSKTDLGTEAAPRIVLSIGVDDVDETLGRVTALGGSVHGGPTDMPWGQRVAHIQDPDGNPVNLTQPIPTP, encoded by the coding sequence ATGTCCACCATCCAGCCAGTGATCTTGACTGCCGACCAGAGCGTCCTGCTGAGCTTCTATACGCAGTTGTTCGGCGCCGAGGAGATCTTCCGGATACCGGAGGAAGGGCCGGCCTTCTACCTCGGCTTGCGCATCGGCGACACCGACCTCGGGCTGGTGTCCAAGACGGACCTGGGTACCGAGGCGGCACCGCGGATCGTGCTCAGCATCGGTGTCGACGACGTCGACGAGACGCTCGGCCGGGTAACGGCGCTGGGTGGCTCGGTCCACGGCGGCCCTACCGATATGCCGTGGGGACAGCGCGTCGCCCACATCCAGGACCCCGACGGCAACCCGGTGAACCTCACCCAGCCGATCCCGACCCCGTGA